In one window of Nocardiopsis aegyptia DNA:
- a CDS encoding sensor histidine kinase has translation MGTDTTRSERGRGPTLRTRLTLVYTGVFALGGVLLLGANYLVASASLRDRGVSLAMTIETVAREDGSPYPAEPAQPAWPLDSWSETQERAGVAEPAALLVDGYQDGVLSDMLVNSVLALVAITLLAAAAGWLIAGRPMRRLHRVTETARTLSEHDLHSRLGLTGPDDEFRELGDTFDAMLSRLERAFDSQRRFVANASHELRTPLAVQRAALEVPLAQDRVPDDLRPAFRRALDSVGRSESLISGLLLLARSDRGLARTEEVDLAGIVRDTAARHEADAREAGVDLRVDTEAAVVAGDAVLLEHLVRNLVENAVRHNTPGGWVEARLRTAHGRTVVKVTNTGAPIADPDALFEPFHRGDAARLRGARPGSGLGLSIVRSIAAAHGATAAARARPGGGLVVTVGFPVP, from the coding sequence ATGGGCACCGACACGACACGTTCGGAACGGGGCCGCGGCCCGACGCTGCGTACCAGGCTGACCCTCGTCTACACCGGCGTGTTCGCCCTGGGCGGGGTGCTGCTCCTGGGAGCGAACTACCTGGTGGCCTCCGCGAGCCTGCGGGACCGCGGCGTCAGCCTGGCCATGACCATCGAGACGGTCGCGCGCGAGGACGGGTCGCCGTACCCGGCCGAGCCGGCGCAGCCGGCCTGGCCGCTGGACTCCTGGTCGGAGACGCAGGAGAGGGCGGGAGTGGCGGAGCCGGCCGCGCTCCTGGTGGACGGCTACCAGGACGGGGTGCTCTCGGACATGCTCGTCAACTCGGTGCTCGCCCTCGTGGCGATCACCCTGCTGGCGGCGGCCGCCGGGTGGCTGATCGCGGGTCGGCCGATGCGGCGCCTGCACCGGGTGACCGAGACCGCCCGCACCCTGTCCGAGCACGACCTGCACAGCAGGCTGGGGCTGACCGGGCCCGACGACGAGTTCCGGGAGCTGGGCGACACCTTCGACGCGATGCTCTCCCGCCTGGAACGCGCCTTCGACAGCCAGCGGCGGTTCGTCGCCAACGCCTCGCACGAACTGCGCACGCCGCTGGCCGTCCAGCGCGCCGCCCTGGAGGTGCCCCTCGCGCAGGACCGGGTGCCGGACGACCTGCGCCCGGCCTTCCGGCGGGCACTGGACTCGGTCGGGCGCAGCGAGTCCCTGATCAGCGGCCTGCTGCTGCTCGCCCGCTCGGACCGGGGCCTGGCCCGGACCGAGGAGGTCGACCTCGCCGGGATCGTGCGGGACACGGCGGCCCGCCACGAGGCCGACGCCCGGGAGGCGGGGGTGGACCTGCGGGTCGACACCGAGGCCGCCGTGGTGGCGGGCGACGCGGTCCTGTTGGAGCACCTGGTGCGCAACCTGGTCGAGAACGCCGTCCGCCACAACACCCCCGGCGGGTGGGTCGAGGCGCGGCTGCGCACCGCCCACGGTCGCACGGTGGTGAAGGTGACCAACACCGGAGCCCCGATCGCGGACCCGGACGCCCTCTTCGAGCCGTTCCACCGGGGCGACGCGGCGCGGCTGCGCGGCGCGCGCCCCGGGAGCGGTCTCGGACTCTCGATCGTGCGCTCGATCGCGGCCGCCCACGGGGCCACGGCCGCCGCCCGCGCCCGTCCGGGCGGGGGGCTGGTGGTGACCGTGGGCTTCCCCGTCCCCTGA
- a CDS encoding response regulator transcription factor: MRILVVEDEPDLAQTVAEGLRGEGMAVDVCHDGDTGLEAATVHDYDVVVLDRDLPVLHGDQVCLRLTEDPDVEARVLMLTAAGSLEDRVDGLDLGADDYLAKPFAYLELVARVRALGRRARPAAPPRLTRAGVTVDTARRTAERDGRPMSLSPKELGVLEELLRADGAPVSATRLIEKVWDAHLDPFSGVLKVVVHGLRRKLGDPPVIETVPGHGYRI; the protein is encoded by the coding sequence GTGCGGATCCTGGTGGTGGAGGACGAACCGGACCTGGCGCAGACGGTCGCCGAGGGGCTGCGCGGGGAGGGCATGGCCGTGGACGTGTGCCACGACGGCGACACCGGGCTGGAGGCGGCCACCGTCCACGACTACGACGTGGTCGTCCTGGACCGCGACCTGCCGGTGCTGCACGGGGACCAGGTGTGCCTGCGCCTGACCGAGGACCCGGACGTGGAGGCCCGTGTGCTGATGCTCACGGCCGCGGGCAGCCTGGAGGACCGGGTGGACGGGCTCGACCTGGGCGCCGACGACTACCTCGCCAAACCCTTCGCCTACCTGGAGCTGGTGGCGCGGGTCCGCGCCCTGGGGCGCCGGGCCCGTCCGGCCGCGCCGCCCCGTCTCACCCGCGCGGGAGTGACCGTGGACACCGCCCGGCGGACCGCCGAGCGCGACGGCCGGCCGATGTCGCTCTCTCCGAAGGAGCTGGGCGTCCTGGAGGAGCTGCTGCGCGCCGACGGCGCCCCGGTGAGCGCCACCCGGCTGATCGAGAAGGTGTGGGACGCGCACCTGGACCCGTTCAGCGGGGTGCTCAAGGTGGTGGTGCACGGGCTGCGCCGCAAACTCGGCGACCCCCCGGTCATCGAGACCGTCCCCGGCCACGGCTACCGGATCTGA
- a CDS encoding peptidoglycan-binding protein: MSADTELLTEEGAEQEPPRRRGARRSRGFRWPAAALLALVVLCAVAAVTVWGWPRGAQEEETPGPAATAALEYTTLQREESLDGTLGYAESGSFFARSDGVLTWLPEVGTELSAGQRAWEIDGAPVILLRGDKPAYRTLEPGVEGPDVRQFEQALAELGYGGFTVDDEYTWLTAEAVKRWQEATEGVEATGTVGPDLIWYAPGPVRVSGHEAAVGESVAPATPLLTTAATRRIVVIDLEVGDRDLVAEGDEVTVEMPDGTAVEGEIESVGTVARTEEEEEPGTGGGGDPTVEVVVALSGDGEDEEGFLDQAPVTVLARGESREDVLTAPVGALIALPGGGYGLSVVSGDGTVEDVPVETGWFSDGLVEVTGDGIDAGTEVVVPE, translated from the coding sequence GTGAGCGCGGACACCGAACTCCTGACCGAGGAGGGGGCGGAGCAGGAGCCCCCGCGCCGACGCGGTGCCCGTCGCAGCCGCGGATTCCGGTGGCCGGCCGCGGCGCTGCTCGCCCTGGTGGTGCTCTGCGCGGTGGCGGCCGTGACGGTGTGGGGGTGGCCGCGCGGCGCCCAGGAGGAGGAGACCCCCGGTCCGGCGGCCACGGCCGCGCTGGAGTACACGACCCTGCAGCGGGAGGAGAGCCTGGACGGCACCCTCGGGTACGCGGAGAGCGGTTCGTTCTTCGCCCGCTCCGACGGGGTCCTCACCTGGCTTCCGGAGGTGGGCACCGAGCTCTCGGCGGGGCAGCGGGCGTGGGAGATCGACGGCGCCCCAGTCATCCTGCTCAGAGGCGACAAGCCCGCCTACCGGACGCTGGAGCCCGGGGTCGAGGGTCCCGACGTGCGCCAGTTCGAGCAGGCCCTGGCGGAACTGGGCTACGGCGGCTTCACCGTCGACGACGAGTACACGTGGCTGACCGCCGAGGCCGTGAAGCGCTGGCAGGAGGCCACCGAGGGCGTGGAGGCCACCGGCACGGTCGGCCCCGACCTGATCTGGTACGCCCCCGGCCCCGTCCGGGTGAGCGGGCACGAGGCGGCGGTCGGCGAGAGCGTCGCTCCGGCCACGCCGCTGCTCACCACCGCCGCCACCCGCCGGATCGTCGTGATCGACCTGGAGGTCGGCGACCGCGACCTGGTGGCCGAGGGCGACGAGGTAACCGTCGAGATGCCCGACGGTACGGCGGTCGAGGGTGAGATCGAGTCCGTGGGCACCGTCGCGCGGACGGAGGAGGAAGAGGAGCCCGGCACGGGCGGCGGCGGGGATCCGACCGTGGAGGTGGTGGTCGCCCTGTCCGGGGACGGGGAGGACGAGGAGGGCTTCCTCGACCAGGCCCCGGTCACCGTCCTGGCCCGGGGCGAGTCGCGGGAGGACGTGCTCACCGCCCCGGTCGGCGCGCTCATCGCCCTGCCCGGAGGCGGGTACGGGCTGTCGGTCGTGTCCGGCGACGGCACCGTCGAGGACGTCCCGGTGGAGACCGGCTGGTTCTCCGACGGGCTGGTGGAGGTCACCGGCGACGGGATCGACGCGGGCACCGAGGTGGTGGTCCCCGAATGA
- a CDS encoding ABC transporter ATP-binding protein: MSAVEFTGVSRHYPGGVRALDGVDLRIERGEMLAIVGPSGSGKSTLLNLLGTLDAPTSGTVRVFGHDVGALTDDQLSALRARSIGFVFQQFHLAPNVYAVDNVADGLLYTGVPARTRVRRALRALEVVGLADRAYHRPHELSGGQKQRVAIARAVVGSPPLLLADEPTGALDTVSGVAVMRVLEELHEQGVTVVVITHDRDLAAGLPRRVEVRDGRVVSDSGGPVTSGAVGAIGTAGTAGATGSDGRVRTRGLR; the protein is encoded by the coding sequence ATGAGCGCCGTGGAGTTCACCGGGGTGAGCCGCCACTATCCGGGCGGTGTACGGGCCCTGGACGGGGTGGACCTGCGGATCGAGCGCGGGGAGATGCTCGCGATCGTGGGCCCCTCGGGATCGGGCAAGTCGACTCTGCTCAACCTGCTCGGCACGCTGGACGCACCGACCTCGGGCACGGTACGCGTGTTCGGCCACGACGTGGGGGCGCTGACCGACGACCAGTTGTCCGCGCTCCGGGCGCGCTCGATCGGTTTCGTCTTCCAGCAGTTCCACCTGGCGCCCAACGTGTACGCCGTGGACAACGTGGCCGACGGCCTGCTGTACACGGGCGTTCCGGCCCGGACGCGGGTGCGGCGGGCGCTGCGGGCGCTGGAGGTGGTGGGTCTGGCCGACCGGGCCTATCACCGGCCGCACGAGCTCTCCGGGGGCCAGAAGCAGCGCGTGGCCATCGCCCGGGCCGTGGTCGGCTCGCCGCCGCTGCTGCTCGCCGACGAACCGACCGGCGCGCTGGACACCGTGTCCGGTGTCGCGGTGATGCGGGTGTTGGAGGAACTGCACGAGCAGGGAGTGACGGTGGTGGTGATCACACATGACCGCGATCTGGCCGCCGGTCTGCCCCGGCGGGTGGAGGTGCGCGACGGGCGCGTGGTCTCCGACTCCGGCGGACCGGTGACCTCCGGGGCCGTCGGGGCCATCGGGACGGCGGGGACCGCCGGGGCGACCGGCTCCGACGGGCGCGTTCGGACTCGGGGACTCCGGTGA
- a CDS encoding ABC transporter permease, with protein MRAAIGRWRRRRAQPRPARLSPADRLRTGASGLRARPTRVVLSALGIAIGIAAMVAVVGVSSSGQAELDRRIARLGTNLVTVAPGSDLFGGTATLPEEARGRIDRMPEVEHTSQVESVDGTHVYRSDLVPSGESGGIGVYGVDLDLLDTVRTRVAEGSWLNAATSEHPAVVLGPSAAERLGITRITPDTLVLIGDTYFSVVGVLDRVELAPELENAALVGQGVAEDLLGAQGEASTVYVRIDPDQVERVREEVGRNANPEHPNEVEVSRPSDALEARQAADQTFQGLLLGLGAVALLVGGVGVANTMVISVLERRGEIGLRRALGATRRDVRGQFLVEAMTLSALGGVFGVLLGGLATAGYAVLRGWPVVLPWWAAAGAVTATVLIGAVAGLLPAMRAAALHPTEALGSG; from the coding sequence GTGAGGGCGGCGATCGGGCGGTGGCGGCGGCGCCGCGCCCAGCCGCGTCCCGCCCGGCTCTCCCCGGCGGACCGGCTGCGCACCGGAGCGAGCGGTCTGCGGGCGCGGCCGACCCGCGTGGTGCTGTCGGCCCTGGGAATCGCCATCGGGATCGCGGCGATGGTCGCGGTCGTGGGGGTCTCCTCCTCCGGCCAGGCCGAACTGGACCGGCGGATCGCGCGGCTGGGCACCAACCTCGTGACCGTCGCCCCCGGAAGCGACCTGTTCGGCGGCACCGCCACCCTGCCGGAGGAGGCACGGGGCCGCATCGACCGGATGCCGGAGGTCGAACACACCTCCCAGGTGGAGTCGGTGGACGGAACGCACGTCTACCGCAGCGACCTCGTACCGAGCGGCGAGTCGGGCGGGATCGGTGTCTACGGGGTCGACCTGGACCTGCTGGACACGGTCCGCACGCGAGTGGCGGAGGGCTCGTGGCTGAACGCGGCCACGAGCGAGCACCCGGCGGTCGTGCTCGGCCCCTCGGCGGCCGAACGACTGGGCATCACCCGAATCACACCGGACACCCTGGTGCTCATCGGCGACACCTACTTCTCCGTGGTCGGTGTGCTGGACCGGGTGGAGCTGGCTCCGGAACTGGAGAACGCGGCGCTGGTGGGGCAGGGGGTCGCCGAGGACCTGCTCGGAGCGCAGGGCGAGGCCTCCACCGTGTACGTGCGGATCGACCCCGACCAGGTGGAGCGGGTCCGGGAGGAGGTGGGGCGCAACGCCAACCCCGAGCACCCGAACGAGGTGGAGGTGTCCCGCCCCTCGGACGCGCTGGAGGCCCGGCAGGCCGCGGACCAGACCTTCCAGGGGCTGCTGCTGGGGCTGGGCGCCGTGGCCCTGCTCGTGGGAGGCGTGGGGGTGGCCAACACGATGGTGATCTCCGTGCTGGAGCGCCGGGGCGAGATCGGTCTGCGCCGGGCCCTGGGCGCCACGCGGCGCGACGTCCGCGGGCAGTTCCTGGTGGAGGCGATGACGCTGTCCGCGCTGGGCGGTGTGTTCGGGGTGCTGCTGGGCGGCCTGGCCACCGCCGGGTACGCGGTGCTGCGGGGCTGGCCGGTGGTCCTGCCGTGGTGGGCCGCGGCGGGTGCGGTGACGGCCACCGTGCTGATCGGCGCGGTCGCCGGTCTCCTGCCCGCCATGCGGGCCGCGGCCCTGCATCCCACGGAGGCCCTCGGCTCCGGGTGA
- a CDS encoding acyl-CoA mutase large subunit family protein, whose amino-acid sequence MANTTSDPSNGGGADDIEAGRERWQRRYDAARKRDADFTSLSGRPLEPAYGPRPGAEVPGFERIGWPGEYPYTRGLYPTGYRGRAWTIRQFAGFGNARQTNERYKMILANGGGGLSVAFDMPTLMGYDSDSPQALGEVGHCGVAIDSVADMDLLFDGIPLGETTTSMTISGPAIPAFCMYLVAAERQGVDIGTLNGTLQTDIFKEYIAQKEWLYPPEPHLRLIGDLMEYCAEHIPAFKPLSVSGYHIREAGATAAQELAYTLADGFGYVELGLSRGLDVDRFAPGLSFFFDAHIDFFEEIAKFRAARRIWARWIRDTYGATSEKAQWLRFHTQTAGVSLTAQQPYNNVVRTAVEALAAVLGGTNSLHTNALDETLALPTEQSAEIALRTQQVLMEETGVVNVADPLGGSWYLEALTDEIEAEAEKIFAHILRMGGGQDAEHTIGPMTSGILAGIENGYFSSEIAESAFQYQQALEKGDKRIVGVNCHTSTVSGELDILKISHEVEHEQKRVLTERRRGRDGAAVDKALARLLEGVRADDGNLIPLIMDAARAEASLGEICATMGEEFGTYTEDPQF is encoded by the coding sequence ATGGCGAACACCACGAGCGACCCCTCCAACGGCGGCGGGGCCGACGACATCGAGGCCGGGCGCGAGCGCTGGCAGCGCCGCTACGACGCCGCGCGCAAGCGGGACGCCGACTTCACGTCCCTGTCCGGGCGCCCGCTGGAGCCCGCCTACGGGCCGCGCCCGGGGGCGGAGGTCCCCGGCTTCGAGCGCATCGGCTGGCCGGGCGAGTACCCCTACACACGCGGCCTGTACCCCACGGGCTACCGGGGCCGCGCCTGGACGATCCGGCAGTTCGCCGGCTTCGGCAACGCGCGCCAGACCAACGAGCGCTACAAGATGATCCTCGCCAACGGCGGCGGCGGACTCTCCGTGGCCTTCGACATGCCCACCCTCATGGGCTACGACTCCGACTCGCCGCAGGCCCTGGGCGAGGTCGGGCACTGCGGTGTCGCCATCGACTCCGTCGCCGACATGGACCTGCTCTTCGACGGCATCCCGCTGGGCGAGACCACCACGTCGATGACGATCAGCGGTCCGGCCATCCCGGCGTTCTGCATGTACCTGGTCGCCGCCGAGCGCCAGGGCGTGGACATCGGCACGCTCAACGGCACGCTCCAGACCGACATCTTCAAGGAGTACATCGCCCAGAAGGAGTGGCTGTACCCGCCCGAACCGCACCTGCGGCTCATCGGCGACCTGATGGAGTACTGCGCCGAGCACATCCCGGCGTTCAAGCCGCTGTCGGTCTCCGGCTACCACATCCGCGAGGCGGGGGCCACGGCCGCGCAGGAGCTGGCCTACACCCTGGCCGACGGGTTCGGCTACGTGGAACTGGGGCTCTCGCGCGGGCTGGACGTCGACCGGTTCGCGCCCGGGCTGTCGTTCTTCTTCGACGCCCACATCGACTTCTTCGAGGAGATCGCCAAGTTCCGCGCCGCCCGCCGCATCTGGGCGCGCTGGATCCGCGACACCTACGGGGCCACGAGCGAGAAGGCCCAGTGGCTGCGCTTCCACACGCAGACCGCGGGGGTCTCGCTCACCGCGCAGCAGCCCTACAACAACGTGGTGCGCACGGCCGTGGAGGCGCTCGCCGCCGTGCTCGGCGGGACCAACTCCCTGCACACCAACGCGCTCGACGAGACCCTCGCCCTGCCCACCGAGCAGTCGGCGGAGATCGCGCTGCGCACCCAGCAGGTCCTCATGGAGGAGACCGGCGTCGTCAACGTCGCCGACCCGCTGGGCGGCTCGTGGTACCTCGAAGCGCTCACCGACGAGATCGAGGCGGAGGCGGAGAAGATCTTCGCCCACATCCTCCGGATGGGCGGCGGCCAGGACGCCGAGCACACGATCGGCCCGATGACCTCGGGCATCCTGGCGGGGATCGAGAACGGCTACTTCAGCTCCGAGATCGCCGAGTCGGCCTTCCAGTACCAGCAGGCGCTGGAGAAGGGCGACAAGCGCATCGTCGGCGTCAACTGCCACACCAGCACCGTCTCCGGTGAGCTGGACATCCTCAAGATCAGCCACGAGGTGGAGCACGAGCAGAAGCGCGTGCTCACCGAGCGCCGGCGCGGGCGCGACGGCGCGGCGGTGGACAAGGCCCTGGCCCGGCTCCTGGAGGGCGTACGCGCCGACGACGGGAACCTGATCCCGCTCATCATGGACGCGGCCCGCGCGGAGGCCTCCCTCGGGGAGATCTGCGCCACCATGGGCGAGGAGTTCGGAACCTACACGGAGGACCCGCAGTTCTGA
- a CDS encoding MarR family transcriptional regulator: MNLPFDPIERAHDNWTHRWGASPAMAAVTSVMRAQQILIGELDGALKPFGLTFARYEALVLLTFSSTGALPLGKIGERLMVHPTSVTNTIDRLEGQGFVRRLPNPSDGRGVLAEITDTGREVTEQATQALLGMEFGLSCYSDDELWRMHEMFTRLRVDFGDFPAPVAGSAERH, encoded by the coding sequence TTGAATCTTCCGTTCGACCCGATCGAGCGCGCACACGACAACTGGACGCACCGCTGGGGGGCCTCGCCCGCCATGGCGGCCGTCACCTCCGTGATGCGTGCGCAGCAGATCCTGATCGGGGAGCTGGACGGCGCCCTCAAGCCGTTCGGCCTGACCTTCGCCCGCTACGAGGCGCTGGTCCTGCTCACCTTCAGCTCCACCGGCGCGCTGCCGCTGGGCAAGATCGGTGAGCGCCTCATGGTGCATCCGACCAGCGTCACCAACACCATCGACCGGCTGGAGGGGCAGGGCTTCGTGCGCCGCCTCCCCAATCCGAGCGACGGGCGCGGCGTGCTGGCCGAGATCACCGACACCGGTCGCGAGGTCACCGAGCAGGCGACGCAGGCCCTGCTGGGCATGGAGTTCGGTCTGAGCTGCTACTCCGACGACGAGCTCTGGCGCATGCACGAGATGTTCACCAGGCTCAGGGTGGACTTCGGCGACTTCCCCGCGCCCGTCGCGGGGTCCGCCGAACGGCACTGA
- a CDS encoding glycosyl hydrolase family 18 protein: MRAARLRTRLAALAAAVLIAPVGLAASPAAADTTGITVTYVETSRWDSGYGGQLTIDNGSDAALDDWTIDLTLPEGATITSLWNATHTASGSTHTISTPSWGASVPAGGTYSIGWNGTHSGGETAPLDCSLNGGSCSGEPGTPDTEAPGTPGDPTVTGTTSGTVSLEWGAATDNVAVTGYEVLSGGEVVRAVTGTSATVTGLDPVTEYTFTVRAYDSSNNRGPESGPVTATTDEEGTGTPVDERRVAYFTQWGIYDRGYLVENLVSSGTAEKLTHINYAFGNINANGECFMANQLGQGDAWADYGRSFTADQSVDGVGDTWDQDLRGNFNQLRELKELYPDLKVNLSLGGWTWSENFSDAALTAESRQRMVSSCIDQYLRGNLPLFDGAGGPGAAEGVFDGIDLDWEWPASAGHEHNTVRPEDRENFTALVQEFRDQMNALEAETGRQYELTSFMPADPEKIDLGYELDKLMPNFDFITVQGYDYHGGWENTTNHQSNLLETPGDPGPDVYSTETTIQAYLDYGVSPGDMLLGVPFYSRGWTGVPAGPDGNGLFQTGTGPSGGTYEQGIDDWKVIKDLSGFDLYRDDASGTAWLYDGTTFWTYDDETSMTQKTDWAQANGLGGVMVWSVDGDDADGSLMTAIDSALAD; encoded by the coding sequence GTGAGAGCAGCACGACTCAGGACCCGGCTGGCGGCCCTCGCCGCGGCCGTCCTCATCGCCCCCGTGGGCCTGGCGGCCTCCCCCGCCGCGGCCGACACGACCGGTATCACCGTGACCTACGTCGAGACCAGCCGCTGGGACAGCGGCTACGGCGGCCAGCTCACCATCGACAACGGCTCCGACGCCGCGCTCGACGACTGGACCATCGACCTCACCCTCCCCGAGGGCGCCACCATCACCAGCCTGTGGAACGCCACCCACACCGCTTCCGGCAGCACCCACACGATCTCCACCCCCAGTTGGGGCGCGAGCGTGCCCGCCGGCGGCACCTACTCCATCGGCTGGAACGGCACCCACTCCGGCGGGGAGACCGCTCCCCTCGACTGCTCGCTCAACGGCGGCTCGTGCTCCGGGGAGCCCGGGACCCCCGACACCGAGGCGCCCGGCACGCCCGGCGACCCGACCGTCACGGGCACCACCTCCGGCACGGTGTCCCTGGAGTGGGGCGCGGCCACCGACAACGTGGCCGTCACCGGGTACGAGGTGCTCTCCGGCGGCGAGGTCGTGCGCGCGGTGACCGGCACCAGCGCCACCGTCACGGGCCTGGACCCCGTGACCGAGTACACCTTCACCGTCCGCGCCTACGACTCCTCCAACAACCGCGGCCCGGAGAGCGGACCGGTCACCGCCACCACCGACGAGGAGGGCACCGGCACCCCGGTGGACGAGCGCCGGGTGGCCTACTTCACCCAGTGGGGCATCTACGACCGCGGCTACCTGGTCGAGAACCTGGTGTCCTCCGGCACAGCGGAGAAGCTCACGCACATCAACTACGCCTTCGGCAACATCAACGCCAACGGCGAGTGCTTCATGGCCAACCAGCTGGGCCAGGGCGACGCCTGGGCCGACTACGGGCGCTCCTTCACCGCCGACCAGAGCGTGGACGGTGTCGGTGACACCTGGGACCAGGACCTGCGCGGCAACTTCAACCAGCTGCGCGAACTCAAGGAGCTGTACCCGGACCTGAAGGTCAACCTGTCCCTGGGCGGGTGGACCTGGTCCGAGAACTTCTCCGACGCGGCCCTGACCGCGGAGTCGCGCCAGCGGATGGTCTCCTCCTGCATCGACCAGTACCTGCGCGGCAACCTGCCGCTCTTCGACGGCGCGGGCGGCCCGGGCGCGGCCGAGGGCGTCTTCGACGGCATCGACCTCGACTGGGAGTGGCCCGCCTCCGCGGGGCACGAGCACAACACCGTGCGCCCCGAGGACCGGGAGAACTTCACCGCCCTCGTGCAGGAGTTCCGCGACCAGATGAACGCCCTGGAGGCCGAGACCGGCCGCCAGTACGAGCTGACCTCGTTCATGCCCGCCGACCCGGAGAAGATCGACCTCGGCTACGAGCTGGACAAGCTCATGCCCAACTTCGACTTCATCACGGTGCAGGGGTACGACTACCACGGTGGTTGGGAGAACACCACCAACCACCAGTCCAACCTGCTGGAGACGCCGGGCGACCCGGGCCCGGACGTCTACTCCACGGAGACGACCATCCAGGCCTACCTCGACTACGGGGTGAGCCCCGGCGACATGCTGCTGGGCGTGCCGTTCTACAGCCGCGGCTGGACGGGCGTTCCCGCCGGCCCCGACGGCAACGGGCTCTTCCAGACCGGCACCGGCCCCTCGGGCGGCACCTACGAGCAGGGCATCGACGACTGGAAGGTGATCAAGGACCTGAGCGGCTTCGACCTGTACCGGGACGACGCCTCCGGGACGGCCTGGCTCTACGACGGCACCACGTTCTGGACCTACGACGACGAGACGTCGATGACCCAGAAGACCGACTGGGCGCAGGCCAACGGCCTCGGCGGCGTGATGGTCTGGTCCGTCGACGGTGACGACGCCGACGGCAGCCTGATGACCGCCATCGACAGCGCGCTGGCCGACTGA
- the meaB gene encoding methylmalonyl Co-A mutase-associated GTPase MeaB → MHTAQLVERVRGGDRRALARAITLVENGSAELREIMSGLAPHTGRARVVGFTGSPGVGKSTTTNAVVRAIRERGLSVAVLAIDPSSPFTGGALLGDRVRMQEHATDPGVYIRSMANRGHLGGLSWATPHALRVLDAAGFDVILVETVGVGQAEVEIAGEADTTVVLCAPGMGDSVQAAKAGVLEVADVFAVNKADRDGARVTRRELRQMVAMVDRADEEWKPPIVMTVAAKDEGVAELWARVEEHYAHLEANGELAERRRARARGEIQAIALERLRSRLGGVGADGGIEVLARDVAEGRHDPYTAADLLLKELGSGAQ, encoded by the coding sequence ATGCACACCGCCCAACTGGTCGAACGGGTCCGCGGCGGCGATCGCCGGGCGCTCGCCCGCGCCATCACGCTGGTGGAGAACGGGTCGGCCGAACTGCGCGAGATCATGTCGGGCCTGGCACCCCACACCGGGCGGGCCCGGGTGGTGGGGTTCACCGGATCGCCGGGCGTGGGCAAGTCCACGACCACCAACGCCGTCGTGCGCGCCATCCGTGAGCGGGGGCTGAGCGTGGCGGTCCTGGCCATCGACCCGTCCTCGCCCTTCACCGGCGGCGCCCTGCTGGGCGACCGCGTGCGCATGCAGGAGCACGCCACCGACCCGGGCGTCTACATCCGCTCGATGGCCAACCGGGGCCACCTGGGCGGGCTGTCCTGGGCCACCCCGCACGCCCTGCGGGTCCTGGACGCGGCCGGGTTCGACGTGATCCTGGTGGAGACCGTGGGCGTGGGCCAGGCCGAGGTCGAGATCGCCGGCGAGGCCGACACCACAGTGGTGCTGTGCGCCCCGGGCATGGGCGACTCCGTCCAGGCGGCCAAGGCGGGCGTGCTGGAGGTCGCCGACGTGTTCGCGGTGAACAAGGCCGACCGCGACGGAGCCCGGGTGACGCGGCGCGAGCTGCGCCAGATGGTCGCCATGGTCGACCGCGCCGACGAGGAGTGGAAGCCGCCGATCGTCATGACGGTCGCGGCCAAGGACGAGGGCGTCGCGGAGCTGTGGGCGCGGGTGGAGGAGCACTACGCGCACCTGGAGGCCAACGGCGAGCTCGCCGAGCGCCGCAGGGCCCGGGCCCGGGGCGAGATCCAGGCGATCGCCCTGGAGCGGCTGCGCTCGCGTCTGGGCGGTGTGGGCGCCGACGGCGGGATCGAGGTCCTCGCGCGCGACGTGGCGGAGGGCCGCCACGACCCCTACACCGCCGCCGACCTGCTCCTGAAGGAGCTGGGCTCGGGCGCCCAGTAG